From a single Bacteroidota bacterium genomic region:
- the nuoL gene encoding NADH-quinone oxidoreductase subunit L — translation MHQFAWLIPALPLLGFILIGILNKRLPVLISGGIASAMVFLSFVVSVAFFFEVKDPSFVPERIVLFDWITVGDLKIDFSFLIDRLSVIMLLVITGVGTLIHIYSIGYMHHEPDHSRFFSYLNLFVFFMLLLVLGSNYIVMFAGWEGVGLCSYLLIGFWFKNIDYSNAAKKAFIMNRIGDLGFLLGVFLIFTTFGSVSFKEVFEGAKGFGLNNPSITAICLLLFVGAIGKSAQIPLFTWLPDAMAGPTPVSALIHAATMVTAGIYMVVRSNVLFALSPYASQIVAIIGLATAFFAATIGLKQNDIKKVLAYSTVSQLGYMFVALGIGAYDTALFHVVTHAFFKALLFLGAGSVIHAMSGEQDIRRMGGLKGKLPVTHMTFLIGTLAIAGIPPFAGFFSKDEILAASFGYSMPMFMLLSLTSVLTAVYMFRLYWLVFYGDFRGTTHQKTHLHESPVSMTFPLIVLAILSAVGGFMGMPEIFHAPHLFSEFLAPVIWRDGTEHASHLFEYILIGVSVLLLIIIFIATRKVYVDRKTLPEEDNVLPAGIPKLLSNKYYIDEIYEAVITKPLDSISTFSYKFIEIGVISAIINGISKALTGFSSLLRFSQSGQIGGYILSMVVGIILLIVLTLIV, via the coding sequence ATGCATCAGTTTGCCTGGCTCATTCCCGCTCTCCCGCTGTTAGGATTTATCCTGATCGGGATTTTGAATAAGCGTCTGCCTGTGCTCATTAGCGGTGGTATTGCCAGTGCAATGGTGTTTCTTTCATTCGTGGTTTCTGTTGCTTTCTTCTTTGAAGTAAAGGATCCTTCTTTTGTTCCTGAAAGAATAGTACTGTTTGACTGGATAACTGTGGGTGATCTGAAGATTGATTTTTCGTTTCTCATTGATCGGCTCTCGGTGATTATGCTGTTGGTGATTACCGGTGTTGGTACGCTCATTCATATCTATTCAATCGGATACATGCATCATGAACCGGATCATTCCCGTTTCTTTTCCTATTTGAATTTGTTTGTGTTTTTTATGTTACTGCTGGTACTGGGATCTAATTATATTGTGATGTTCGCAGGATGGGAAGGCGTTGGATTATGCTCATATCTACTCATAGGCTTTTGGTTTAAGAATATCGATTATAGTAATGCCGCCAAAAAGGCTTTTATAATGAATCGTATTGGTGATCTTGGATTTTTACTGGGCGTCTTTTTAATATTTACAACATTTGGATCAGTGAGTTTTAAAGAAGTGTTTGAAGGGGCTAAAGGATTTGGGCTGAATAACCCATCTATTACGGCCATTTGTCTGCTTCTGTTTGTGGGTGCTATTGGTAAGAGCGCCCAGATCCCCTTGTTTACCTGGCTGCCGGATGCGATGGCCGGACCAACTCCGGTTTCAGCATTGATCCATGCTGCAACGATGGTAACTGCCGGTATCTATATGGTGGTGCGCTCAAATGTATTGTTCGCATTGTCGCCATATGCTTCTCAGATTGTTGCAATCATTGGACTGGCAACTGCATTCTTTGCTGCAACCATCGGATTAAAACAAAACGATATTAAAAAGGTGTTGGCTTATTCAACAGTGAGTCAACTGGGATATATGTTCGTTGCACTGGGCATTGGCGCCTATGATACCGCTTTGTTCCATGTGGTTACACATGCCTTCTTTAAAGCTTTGTTGTTCCTCGGTGCCGGCTCTGTAATTCATGCAATGAGTGGAGAGCAGGATATTCGCCGGATGGGTGGATTGAAAGGGAAGTTGCCTGTTACGCATATGACTTTCCTTATTGGCACACTCGCTATTGCAGGAATACCGCCCTTTGCAGGATTTTTCTCCAAAGATGAAATTCTGGCCGCATCATTTGGGTATTCTATGCCGATGTTTATGCTTTTGTCGTTGACCTCTGTACTAACGGCAGTGTATATGTTCCGGCTTTACTGGCTGGTATTTTATGGTGATTTTCGTGGAACAACGCATCAAAAAACTCACCTGCATGAGTCTCCGGTAAGCATGACATTTCCATTGATTGTGCTCGCGATATTGTCAGCAGTAGGTGGATTCATGGGTATGCCTGAAATTTTTCATGCTCCTCATTTATTCAGTGAATTTCTAGCTCCTGTGATCTGGAGAGATGGAACGGAACATGCCTCACACCTTTTCGAATATATCCTGATCGGAGTTTCTGTCCTTCTGTTGATAATCATCTTCATAGCAACACGAAAGGTGTATGTAGATAGAAAAACTTTACCCGAAGAAGATAATGTATTACCTGCAGGTATTCCCAAACTTCTGAGTAATAAATATTATATCGATGAAATTTATGAAGCAGTGATTACTAAACCACTTGATAGCATTTCCACATTCTCGTATAAGTTTATTGAGATTGGAGTAATTTCCGCAATCATAAACGGGATATCAAAGGCTCTTACCGGCTTTAGCAGTTTGTTACGATTCTCACAATCAGGTCAGATTGGTGGATATATATTAAGTATGGTGGTTGGAATAATTCTGTTAATTGTATTAACCCTTATCGTATAG
- a CDS encoding NADH-quinone oxidoreductase subunit N — protein sequence MKALIIISILGVVAMMAEVFRFKKLLLPVVVIGLSAALTTLVMGWGTDIRYFNDMVYFDNYAIAFSGLIILITLLWLVMGGEYFTGDNKFSENAALILFTLTGAIAMVSFSDLTMFFIGLEILSISLYVLASSDKQNLLSNEAGLKYFLMGAFATGFLLFGIALIYGACGSFNLQVIGETLAKGSASPLFIQVGVLMILIGFLFKITAVPFHFWAPDVYEGAPTLVTTFMATVVKTAAFAAFYRLFSTCFMPFFEVWGPAVAVLSALTMLAGNILAVYQKSFKRMLAYSSIAHAGYMLMAIATMSEVSAGSILLYTAAYSLGSLGAFSCLHAMGKKDGEEGIDAFNGLGKRQPLVAIFLIMTMFSLAGIPPVAGFFAKYYLFYGALTGGYTWLVLVAILSSLIGVFYYFRVIYAVLKDDTVESEGFKLDAGHVFLLLIAAVMSLVIGIFPSWIQSLLL from the coding sequence ATGAAAGCCCTGATCATTATATCAATTCTTGGAGTTGTGGCTATGATGGCGGAGGTTTTTCGCTTTAAAAAATTATTGCTGCCTGTTGTCGTGATTGGATTATCCGCAGCACTTACCACCTTGGTGATGGGCTGGGGGACGGATATCAGGTATTTTAATGATATGGTGTATTTTGATAATTATGCCATCGCTTTTTCCGGATTAATCATTCTGATCACATTGCTTTGGCTGGTAATGGGAGGAGAGTATTTTACCGGCGACAATAAATTCTCTGAAAATGCGGCGCTTATTTTATTTACGCTTACCGGTGCTATTGCCATGGTCAGTTTCTCCGACCTGACAATGTTTTTCATCGGTCTGGAGATATTATCCATCAGCCTGTATGTCCTTGCCTCTTCCGATAAACAAAACCTGCTTTCCAATGAAGCCGGATTGAAGTATTTCCTGATGGGTGCTTTTGCAACAGGATTCCTTTTGTTTGGAATCGCGCTGATATATGGGGCTTGCGGAAGTTTCAATTTGCAGGTAATTGGTGAAACATTGGCAAAAGGATCAGCAAGTCCGTTGTTTATTCAAGTGGGTGTGTTGATGATCCTCATTGGTTTTCTTTTTAAGATTACTGCTGTACCCTTTCATTTCTGGGCACCCGATGTGTACGAAGGTGCGCCGACCTTAGTAACGACATTTATGGCAACAGTGGTAAAAACTGCAGCATTTGCCGCTTTTTATAGGCTATTTAGTACCTGTTTCATGCCTTTCTTCGAAGTTTGGGGTCCTGCAGTAGCGGTTCTCTCTGCATTAACCATGCTGGCCGGGAATATTCTTGCCGTTTATCAAAAGAGCTTTAAGCGCATGCTTGCTTATTCCTCCATTGCTCATGCCGGCTATATGCTGATGGCCATTGCAACCATGAGTGAAGTTTCCGCCGGTTCAATTCTGTTATATACAGCGGCCTATAGTTTGGGTAGCTTGGGGGCATTCTCCTGTTTGCATGCCATGGGCAAGAAGGACGGTGAGGAAGGAATTGATGCATTTAATGGCCTTGGGAAAAGACAGCCTTTGGTTGCTATCTTCTTGATAATGACTATGTTTTCTTTGGCTGGAATACCCCCGGTAGCCGGTTTCTTTGCGAAATATTATCTCTTTTATGGTGCACTTACCGGTGGATACACCTGGCTCGTTCTTGTCGCTATACTTTCTTCTCTTATCGGAGTTTTCTATTATTTCAGAGTGATTTATGCTGTTTTGAAAGATGATACCGTAGAATCAGAAGGCTTTAAATTGGATGCGGGGCATGTGTTTTTGTTATTGATTGCTGCAGTGATGTCGCTCGTGATCGGAATATTTCCATCATGGATTCAATCTCTCCTTCTTTAG
- the nuoH gene encoding NADH-quinone oxidoreductase subunit NuoH — protein MEFIIVKFVLVVIVFLVSLGVAAYSTYAERKIAAFLQDRVGPDRAGPFGLLQPIADGVKMFMKEEIIPTNADKGLFILGPSIMMMTATMTGVVIPWGNSLFINGTEYPVQITDVNIGILYIFGVVSIGVYGIMIGGWASNNKYSLMGAIRASSQMISYELAMGMSIIALVMTTGTLSIREIVEQQQGFHWNVFAQPLGFLLFIVCAFAECNRTPFDLPECETELVGGYHTEYSSMKLGFYLFAEYINMFISAAIISSLYFGGYNFPFIDQLGLSHNMLTLLGTLIFFGKIFFFIFFFMWIRWTIPRFRYDQLMHLGWRIMIPLAIFNIFLTAGIVLWKNGQLF, from the coding sequence ATGGAGTTTATCATAGTTAAGTTTGTACTTGTTGTTATTGTATTCCTCGTTTCACTGGGGGTAGCAGCCTATAGTACGTATGCTGAACGGAAAATTGCAGCATTCCTGCAGGACAGAGTTGGTCCGGATCGCGCCGGTCCCTTCGGACTCTTGCAACCGATCGCTGATGGTGTAAAGATGTTTATGAAGGAGGAAATTATTCCGACAAATGCCGATAAAGGGCTGTTTATATTAGGTCCCTCAATCATGATGATGACCGCTACTATGACAGGTGTGGTGATCCCATGGGGCAATAGTCTTTTTATAAATGGCACTGAATATCCCGTTCAAATTACCGACGTAAATATCGGCATACTGTACATTTTTGGTGTAGTAAGTATTGGCGTTTATGGAATTATGATTGGCGGTTGGGCATCAAATAATAAATACTCGCTGATGGGGGCCATTCGTGCTTCCTCTCAAATGATCAGTTATGAGTTAGCCATGGGGATGTCCATCATTGCACTGGTGATGACGACAGGTACATTAAGCATTCGGGAAATTGTAGAACAACAGCAGGGTTTTCATTGGAATGTCTTCGCACAGCCACTGGGATTTCTTCTCTTTATCGTTTGTGCATTTGCTGAATGTAATCGAACACCCTTCGATTTGCCGGAATGTGAAACAGAGCTGGTAGGTGGTTACCATACCGAATACAGCTCGATGAAACTCGGATTTTATCTCTTCGCGGAGTATATTAATATGTTTATCTCTGCAGCCATTATTTCTTCATTGTATTTCGGGGGTTATAATTTCCCTTTTATCGATCAACTTGGTCTTTCACATAATATGTTGACGTTGTTGGGTACGTTGATCTTCTTTGGGAAAATATTCTTCTTTATATTCTTTTTCATGTGGATACGCTGGACCATTCCCCGTTTCCGGTATGATCAGTTAATGCACCTCGGCTGGAGAATTATGATTCCGCTGGCCATCTTTAATATTTTCCTTACCGCAGGAATTGTATTATGGAAAAACGGGCAGTTGTTTTGA
- a CDS encoding NADH-quinone oxidoreductase subunit J produces the protein MILATLSVFSALMVVLSRKPVHSVLYLIFCFFTIGGHYLLLNAQFLFAVHIIVYAGAIMVLFLFTLMFINMNQDAEPVKSNLLKGVVTIVAGCLLLVLTTTVIDTRDSLPAPSTDYQIGTVANLGKSLYGDYVLPFEITSILLLAAMVGAVMLGKKVKE, from the coding sequence ATGATTCTTGCAACACTTTCAGTGTTTAGTGCACTGATGGTGGTCTTGTCGCGTAAGCCGGTTCATAGCGTTTTGTACCTGATCTTCTGCTTTTTTACCATTGGGGGACATTATTTATTGCTCAATGCTCAGTTTTTGTTCGCAGTACATATCATTGTGTATGCTGGAGCAATAATGGTGTTGTTTCTCTTTACCCTGATGTTCATCAATATGAATCAGGATGCGGAGCCGGTGAAGAGTAATTTGCTGAAAGGCGTGGTGACCATTGTCGCAGGATGTTTATTGTTAGTATTGACGACAACAGTTATTGATACGAGGGATAGTTTGCCTGCTCCTTCAACCGATTACCAAATCGGTACAGTTGCAAATTTGGGAAAGTCATTGTATGGTGATTATGTTCTCCCCTTCGAAATAACATCCATCCTTCTCCTTGCCGCAATGGTGGGTGCAGTCATGTTGGGTAAAAAAGTGAAAGAATAA
- the nuoK gene encoding NADH-quinone oxidoreductase subunit NuoK, with protein METNLNYVPIEHYLGLAAILFTIGVLGVLIRRNAIIVFMCIELMLNAVNLLLTAFSTMHGEAGGQVMVFFIMAVAAAEVAVGLAILVMIYNNIRSVDINELNKLKW; from the coding sequence ATGGAAACGAATCTGAATTACGTACCCATAGAGCATTACCTCGGTCTCGCAGCGATCTTGTTTACGATCGGTGTGCTGGGTGTGTTGATTCGCCGCAATGCAATTATTGTGTTTATGTGTATTGAATTAATGTTGAATGCTGTTAACCTCTTGTTGACGGCTTTTTCAACCATGCATGGAGAAGCCGGTGGTCAGGTGATGGTCTTTTTTATAATGGCGGTAGCCGCTGCTGAAGTGGCTGTAGGATTGGCAATTCTGGTGATGATTTATAATAATATCAGATCCGTTGACATAAACGAGTTAAATAAGTTGAAGTGGTAG
- a CDS encoding NADH-quinone oxidoreductase subunit M: MLILLLILLPLLASIGAMAFRNDAVKVYALIVSLVQLGITCFAFTQFSSDMADQFLIHYDWIPALGINFKLGMDGISILLVALTNVLTPLIILSSYRNNHAKPAAFYGLILFMQFALIGVFTALDGFLFYVFWELALIPIWLICLMWGGAEKVKITLRFFIYTLFGSLLMLIGLIYLYLNTPAPHSFDIAALYNASVDPSTQGWLFWCFFLAFAIKIPIFPLHSWQPDTYTDAPAQGSMLLSGIMLKMGIYGIIRWMLPVIPDGIAQWGETALVLCTISIVYASVLALVQKDFKRLIAYSSIAHVGLISAGVFSLNIQGLQGSMVQMLAHGVNAVGLFFIADIIQRRLKTRNMDELGGLANNSPLFTILFMIVMLGSVALPMTNGFVGEFLLLSGVYQYSATMALVCGLTVIFGAVYMLRAYQKVMLGEQHARSVEFTGLASSEKIVLISVAALIIITGIYPKPILTIAQPALEEVLLQINNIY; encoded by the coding sequence ATGCTGATCCTACTCCTGATTTTACTTCCGCTTCTGGCTTCGATAGGAGCAATGGCATTTCGAAATGATGCAGTGAAAGTGTACGCACTTATTGTTTCTCTTGTGCAATTGGGAATTACCTGCTTTGCCTTTACGCAGTTCTCCTCTGATATGGCTGATCAGTTTTTGATTCATTACGATTGGATCCCGGCCTTGGGTATTAATTTTAAGCTGGGAATGGACGGTATCAGTATTCTGCTGGTTGCTCTGACCAATGTGCTGACTCCACTTATTATTTTATCCTCTTATAGAAATAATCATGCGAAACCTGCTGCTTTCTATGGATTGATTTTATTCATGCAATTTGCATTGATTGGTGTGTTTACTGCTTTAGACGGATTTTTATTTTATGTGTTCTGGGAGTTAGCATTGATACCGATATGGTTGATTTGTCTGATGTGGGGTGGTGCTGAAAAAGTTAAAATAACATTGCGGTTTTTTATCTATACCCTCTTCGGTTCACTCCTGATGTTGATCGGATTGATATATTTATATTTAAATACTCCCGCTCCGCATTCTTTTGATATTGCTGCTCTCTATAATGCATCGGTGGATCCCTCTACTCAGGGATGGCTCTTCTGGTGTTTCTTTTTAGCATTTGCCATTAAAATACCAATTTTCCCTCTGCACTCCTGGCAGCCGGATACCTATACCGATGCTCCGGCACAAGGATCAATGTTACTATCAGGTATCATGTTGAAAATGGGTATTTATGGTATAATCCGTTGGATGCTTCCGGTCATTCCTGATGGTATTGCGCAGTGGGGTGAAACCGCCCTCGTACTTTGTACGATCAGTATAGTATATGCATCGGTGTTAGCATTAGTGCAAAAGGATTTTAAACGTCTGATAGCCTATTCTTCAATTGCGCACGTCGGATTGATTAGCGCGGGAGTGTTTTCTTTGAATATTCAGGGATTGCAGGGTAGTATGGTGCAAATGCTGGCACATGGTGTCAATGCAGTGGGCCTCTTCTTTATAGCAGATATTATTCAACGAAGACTGAAGACCAGGAATATGGATGAGCTTGGTGGACTTGCAAATAATTCACCATTGTTTACCATTCTTTTTATGATTGTAATGCTGGGTTCAGTGGCATTGCCTATGACCAATGGATTTGTTGGGGAATTTCTGCTGTTGAGCGGGGTCTACCAGTATAGTGCAACGATGGCGCTTGTATGCGGGTTGACGGTAATATTTGGTGCAGTTTATATGTTGAGGGCCTATCAAAAAGTAATGCTCGGTGAACAACATGCCAGAAGTGTTGAATTTACCGGACTGGCCTCAAGTGAAAAAATTGTATTGATTTCAGTGGCAGCGTTGATCATAATTACCGGCATTTATCCGAAACCTATATTGACAATAGCGCAGCCTGCTCTGGAAGAAGTGCTGTTACAAATTAATAATATCTATTAA
- a CDS encoding NADH-quinone oxidoreductase subunit I: MQLTNRSEIVVNKKMTFMERLYLPAILSGLMITVKHLFKKRATIKYPEETRPVAAVYRGWHVLKRDEQGRENCTACGLCAVACPAEAITMTAAERKKGEEHLYREEKYAEVYEINMLRCIFCGLCEEACPKEAIFLTDRMVPSNYDRGGFIFGKDKLVEGTSPDTRIDISKRTNAHRKP, encoded by the coding sequence ATGCAACTTACGAATAGATCAGAAATAGTAGTTAATAAGAAGATGACTTTCATGGAGAGATTATATCTCCCTGCAATTCTTAGCGGATTAATGATAACAGTCAAACATCTTTTTAAGAAAAGAGCAACAATAAAGTATCCGGAGGAAACACGTCCCGTCGCAGCGGTTTACCGGGGTTGGCATGTGTTGAAAAGAGACGAACAAGGTCGTGAAAATTGCACGGCTTGTGGACTTTGTGCTGTGGCTTGCCCGGCAGAAGCAATAACCATGACTGCCGCCGAACGAAAAAAAGGGGAGGAGCATCTTTACAGAGAAGAAAAATATGCGGAAGTTTATGAGATAAATATGCTGAGATGTATTTTTTGCGGACTATGTGAAGAGGCTTGTCCAAAGGAAGCCATCTTCCTGACAGACAGGATGGTGCCCTCCAACTATGACCGTGGAGGATTTATATTCGGCAAAGATAAGTTGGTCGAAGGAACCAGTCCTGACACCAGAATTGATATTAGTAAACGTACGAATGCACATCGTAAACCCTGA